The proteins below are encoded in one region of Styela clava chromosome 4, kaStyClav1.hap1.2, whole genome shotgun sequence:
- the LOC120325754 gene encoding broad substrate specificity ATP-binding cassette transporter ABCG2-like, with protein MNPASDGPVITQGIHARVIGVDNPALQQDWQTGEIGNIRNSDWQSSSGSAWDGNRNQSSYEAEDDCYSDNTSISSSRAMVNNKTTCIDEVTEPNSLTKGARQSIISFHGIRYEVQEKLDDVPLCGKMGDKEILKGVSGLLKPGLNAIMGPTGSGKTSLLDILAKRKDPRGLKEGIVLLDGDLPPVNFRLMSGYVVQDDVVMGTLSVRENLAFSANLRLSGDKFNAKQRADKVSHVIKQLGLQNCADTKVGNEFIRGVSGGERKRVNIGMELILDPPIIFLDEPTTGLDANTANAIILLLYNLAKDGRNIILSIHQPRYSIFSLFDHLILLQQGNIIYRGAASEAVDYFSSIGYTCPQFHNPADFFLDIVGGDVATAQLLGRMLSQDHNLDPGSNEDLDAVVTISAGNGDANHLDEVLSIENGDQSNEEESEKLLQSFKNSSVSENEEKILESILSKFQSRHIVSEVPSIDLLDDDFNTEYPNGFFHQLAIVSGRTVRNLIRNPMTSIAQVLLMVFFGVLMGLIYYQLDLTPGGLQNRAGAFFFLIMMQVMSNLSALELFIKQRAHFLHESASGYYRVSVYFLALVFADLIPNRVIPNIVFSSIIYFMMGFQLDAGKFFFFVLALVITAMAASSLAFLVSASVRIFALANILVAVPYLLMMMFGGFLANTTTLLDWLEWIKWVSIFRYGINALTINEMSGLVFIANSSTPGFDPNSPSPCFYNTTPPVPIPGCTTGEMYMKAQGIPYGTDWDLWLNIVALSAMALGLLLLSYIQLRRIEKFK; from the exons ATGAATCCCGCTTCAGACGGTCCTGTTATCACGCAAGGCATTCATGCTCGGGTAATCGGAGTCGACAACCCTGCGCTGCAACAAGATTGGCAGACTGGGGAAATAGGAAACATCCGGAACAGTGATTGGCAATCGAGCAGTGGGTCGGCTTGGGACGGTAATCGCAATCAGAGTTCGTACGAAGCGGAAGACGACTGTTACTCTGATAATACTTCAATAAGCAGCTCACGCGCCATGGTAAACAATAAAACCACTTGCATCGATGAGGTGACTGAGCCAAACAGTTTGACAAAAGGCGCACGGCAATCCATAATCAGTTTTCATGGAATTAGATACGAAGTACAAGAAAAGTTGGACGATGTACCTCTTTGTGGAAAGATGGGCGACAAGGAAATTTTAAAGGGCGTAAG tgGCCTGTTGAAGCCCGGATTGAACGCTATTATGGGGCCTACAGGAAGCGGTAAAACCTC GCTTTTGGATATACTCGCGAAAAGAAAAGACCCACGCGGTTTGAAGGAAGGCATCGTATTGTTAGACGGAGATTTGCCGCCTGTTAATTTCCGTCTTATGAGCGGCTATGTCGTACAG GATGACGTCGTCATGGGAACCCTCAGTGTTCGTGAAAATTTGGCGTTTTCAGCCAACCTTCGATTGTCCGGAGATAAATTTAACGCTAAACAACGAGCTGATAAAGTATCGCATGTCATCAAACAACTAGGACTTCAAAATTGTGCCGATACCAAG gTTGGAAACGAATTTATTCGTGGAGTATCGGGAGGTGAACGAAAGCGGGTGAACATAGGAATGGAACTTATTCTCGATCCACCGATTATTTTTCTTGACGAACCAACAACTGGTCTTGATGCAAATACAGCAAAtgcaattattttattgttgtaCAA TCTTGCGAAGGATGGTCGTAATATTATCTTATCAATTCATCAGCCGagatattcaatattttctctaTTCGATCATCTCATATTACTTCAACAAGGCAATATAATATACAGAGGAGCAGCATCTGAAGCAGTCGACTACTTCTCATCAATCG GATATACTTGTCCTCAGTTTCATAATCCTGCTGATTTCTTCCTTGACATTGTTGGAGGTGATGTTGCAACCGCTCAACTTCTTGGCAGAATGCTATCTCAGGATCACAACCTAGATCCAGGATCGAATGAAGATCTTGATGCGGTTGTGACAATATCTGCTG GTAACGGCGATGCAAATCATTTGGATGAAGTGTTATCTATAGAGAATGGAGATCAAAGTAATGAAGAAGAATCAGAAAAATTACTACAATCTTTCAAAAATTCATCAGTCTCTGAGAATGAAGAAAAGATACTTGAG TCCATATTGTCAAAATTTCAATCAAGACATATAGTTTCTGAAGTTCCGTCCATCGACTTGCTGGATGACGATTTCAATACAGAATATCCTAATGGATTCTTTCATCAG TTGGCAATAGTATCAGGAAGAACAGTGCGGAATCTTATACGAAATCCCATGACGTCAATCGCCCAAGTTCTACTGATGGTTTTCTTTGGTGTGCTGATGGGACTCATTTATTATCAATTGGACTTGACACCGGGTGGTCTACAGAACAG GGCTGGAGCTTTCTTCTTTCTGATTATGATGCAAGTTATGTCAAACCTTTCTGCATTAGAGCTTTTTATAAAACAAAGAGCACATTTTCT GCATGAATCAGCAAGTGGTTACTACAGAGTATCTGTTTATTTCCTTGCACTCGTATTTGCAGACTTGATTCCGAACCGTGTTATTCCGAACATTGTTTTCAGTTCcattatttatttcatgatgG GTTTTCAACTTGATGCTGGCAAGTTTTTCTTCTTCGTTTTGGCACTTGTTATTACTGCAATGGCTGCCTCGTCACTTGCTTTTTTAGTTAGTGCAAGCGTTCGCATTTTTGCGTTAGCAAACATTCTTGTTGCGGTACCATATTTGCTGATGATGATGTTCGGTGGATTTCTTGCAAACACAACAACCTTACTTGACTGGTTGGAATGGATTAAATGGGTCAGCATCTTCAGATATGGTATAAAT GCGCTCACAATCAATGAAATGTCTGGATTAGTCTTCATTGCAAATAGTTCAACGCCAGGGTTTGATCCTAATTCACCTTCGCCATGCTTTTATAACACGACTCCGCCAGTGCCAATTCCTGGATG TACCACTGGTGAAATGTATATGAAGGCTCAGGGAATTCCTTACGGTACTGATTGGGATTTATGGCTCAACATTGTCGCTCTTTCAGCAATGGCTCTCGGTTTACTTCTTTTGTCATATATTCAACTAAGAAGAATCGAAAAGTTCAAATAA